Below is a window of Excalfactoria chinensis isolate bCotChi1 chromosome 9, bCotChi1.hap2, whole genome shotgun sequence DNA.
taCACACACTCTGCAGCCTGCACTAATGCTCCCAAATCTTTATAGTAAAGCAAGCCAGTGATTTTGTTCTGATGGCAACAGGAAAGAACATAAGTACAGTCAGTCGAGAGCAAATCTAACAAAACTTCTTCACATTTCTACCTCTTACATTAGTGCTGCCACTTACCAGACCTCGTGCTGACATGCAGTGAGTGGCAACTGTGCTCAGGTAACCAGGCATCACTTAAAGGCCTGCAGCTCCATGAGCCAAAGTCTCTGTCAAACTCACAAAGAAAATTTTCTAACTTTTAAGGAGCTGCAAGGAAGAGACAGAAGAAGATTAATTAAATGTGACAGTATTGAATTTCTTCAAATAGTGAGGCAACCCAAAGCCTTACTCATTAGAAAAACCATACAGTCATTCTCTACCCATCTGGCAGTGAAATCTACCGTGCAGACTACTACTTAATTTCTCATCTGAAGCCATTGCAGTCAGGCACGTAAACCAGTCTGTCAACATCGGCAGCAGAACGTTACCTCATCAGGGAAACAGTATGTGCTTAACCTACATTTTCTGCAACTGGCAGCCTTTAggggaaagacagaaaaaaaaccagccAGCAAAGTGCACGAGCTACAGAGAAGACAGCATGCTCGGTTTAAAAAGGTACGTGAACAAAGGAGTAGCTTCCAGTGCACCTTCAGAAGCACCCGGACAGAATGTATTTGTATGAAAGCACGAGGCTGGAGAAACACCGGATGAAATTGGTCTGAAGAAAAGAGTGTGAAGAACAGGACAAAGAGCTAAAAACCAACCTTGTCCAGCATAGAAACACCACATTCAGACAAGTAAAAAAGCCACTACCAGAATGCATAGCCAGAGAACAACCACAAAACGTCTACAACATTCTTTAACCTTCTTCGTTCTCCTCAAGTCTGGAATATAGTGGTCTTTACCAGAAAAGCTACAGCTTTCAGAGCCAAGGGATGCACCAGCTTCTGCTCAGATGAGTAACGATCACTCACCTACCAGCATAAACGACAAAGTCATGCTACTAGATGTGCTCTGTCTATCCCAGTACTCTTTAGTTTCCCATTAAAGGCTATTAAGCTATCTGAACACCTCTGGATTTCTGAATCTAAGCAGGATCATTTCTGTGCATCCCAAAATTTGTCACACAACCAGGAACTGCTGTGACTGCATCTCTGCTGCCCTCAGCAACCTGTTTGTGATGTTAAAGTTTCAGAATTACAACAGCATAAGGGAAAGTCTGCAACGCATAACTGGGGCAGCCTTCGTCACGTGTGATCTCCATCCTCCACCCCTTGCATGCACAGAGGCTGATGCTGAGCTCAGCTGTGCCAGCAAGGCAGGACACAGAGCGCTGCCAGTGTGATTCAGCTGTCACGGCtctgtggcagcagctgtgaataCTGCTTTCCCCTGCCAACCAACacgtgggattttttttttaaacatgttttaGTATTAACAGAGAGGACATCCACTCACATGCTCAATCTAATTGGCTTGCAGGAAGACAGAACAAGCTCCCACCATGGTGGGAGCCCCTTTGTGATAATACCCACCTGAAGGATGGAGGAAGAGGTGGAAAAGTTTGTGAGCTTTTTGTAACAGGATTTACAGCAACTCCCTTCAGGACCCGGAGTAAGAGGCACAGAACTGACTCAGGGCCATTGAACCGCACAACACTCCCCAGTTGCTGGATAGGCACACTGCAgccaccagtccctgcctcaCCCACCAGGCTGTAGGACAGCAGGGAGCCTTCTGGGGACCAGGCAGGAAAGGAGCTCTGAGAAACAGGGAAATAAGCATCTTATTTGCCTAAGATACAGATATGCATCTTTCCATAAAATCACTAGTCCTTTTGATCTCAGTGCCTCTCGGGCAAAAAAGAATAGCTGTGAACTATAAACAACAGGAAGACAGagatttttcttattctctAGGAAGAAGACCACTGCTTCTCAGCACAGGGCAAAACAAAATACCTCAGTTACTTCTGACGGCCTCATCAGGAGCCAAAGTTTGAAAACAGCATCAGACAAAAAGAAGCTAAATTGAGaaaaagcttaaaaacagaattacaattatttatttatttgtttaaccAGGGCTTGAAGGCACAATGATTTACTTTACTGCCACCTGCTGACAATGTGAAACTTACAGTCACAGAGagtccttagagttggaagggaccttgaaagaAGGAACAACTCGTTCCTTTCCTGCGTCAAGTTTAGATCTGCAAAAGGGCTCGGTACTTCTGTCAGCTGTGCACCCCCATAGGAGAGGCAGTCAGGGCCAGAGGAACAGCTGAGACCTGAGCCTTTTAGCCgtagttttcttttcaaaactaatgaacagaaagggaagcacggaaaaaatacacatttgcaTGATACGAGAGTCAATAATCTGCAGTGTTACCTTACAAATTGGTATCACCAGGTTTCTTTGAGCAATGCCAAACCATTTTCATGCCTTCATAGCACACACTGGGTCCCACATTTGCAGCCTCACAGCGCTTGGTGCCTGTGCTCCCCCAGTGGTGCAGGGCTGCCCGGGGCTGCCTCTAACCTCTGCTTTTCCCCCAGAATGTAACGCCAGTGCCACCCACACCAAGGCCTGGACCTGCGGCTGCCAGAGGGACTCCTGAGGCACCTCGGCCAACAACACACCACAAATAATGGGGTACAACCTGTCCTACGGACTGCAACCAGGTACAGCCGGGAACAGCAACTCACTGTCACCAGTGCTGCCACCAACATTCAGATGAGTCCTTTTGAAAGAGGCCATCTGTATTCTGCCACATGCAGCCCCATAGGCTTCAGTTCTGGCTTACTGGCCAAGACGAGGCACAAACATTTTgggttttaaacaaaaaagtgagATAATGTAGAAGAGCCTGGAGTTTGTACACAAAACCTTAAAATCCACAGAGAATGcgatttttaaatacattcatGTAAATTATATTTCTAATTAGCATTTGAATAGGCTCAAAGAGACCCTCCAGAGCCCCGTTTCTGGTTAACTGgatgagcagagctctgctcccctgtcccagcaggaagcagcactgctgtgctcacaccGTGTGCTGCAATGCACCGAgttcagcagcactgatttACCCGCTGCTTTCAGTGGCTGACACagcagcccagggaggtgaCGCTCTAGAGGACAGTTCTCAGACTGCTCCATCCATAGGACACCATGAACACTCTAACACTGCTCTCACCCCACAGAGGAACACCTGAGCGAGGCCACCAGCGCCGCCCCCAACCGCTCTGTGGGACCCCCTGGGAATGCCACGCAGGATGAGTTCACCACCATCGTCCTTCCTGTGCTCTACCTGGTCATCTTCCTGGCAAGCATCCTGTTGAACGGCCTGGCggtgtggatttttttccacatcagaaacaaaacaagcttcATATTTTACCTCAAGAACATCGTGGTTGCAGACCTGCTCATGACACTGACGTTCCCATTCAAGATAATTCAGGACTCCCAGCTGGGACCGTGGCACTTCAACTCATTCCTGTGCCGATACTCTACGGTTCTGTTCTATGCCAACATGTACACCACGATCGTCTTCCTCGGGCTCATCAGCATCGACCGCTACCTGAAGGTCGTGAAGCCCTTTGGGGACTCCAGGATGTACAGTATCACCTTCACCAAGGTGCTCTCTGCCTGTGTCTGGGTGGTGATGGCCTTCCTCGCCCTACCCAACCTCATCCTCACCAACGGCTACCCCACTAGGAGGAACATCGATGACTGCATGAAGCTGAAGTCTCCCTTGGGAGTCAAGTGGCACACAGCTGTCATTTACATCAACACCTGCACCTTCCTGGTGGTGCTGATAGTGCTTATAGGGTGCTACATTGCCATATCCAGGTACATTTACAAATCGAGCAAACAGTTCATCAGCTCATcgagcagaaagagaaaacataacCAAAGCATCAGGGTTGTAGTAGCTGTGTTCTTCACCTGTTTCCTGCCGTACCACTTGTGCAGAATACCCTTCACTTTCAGCCATCTAGATAAACTGCTGGATGACTCTGCACATAAAATCTTGTATTACTGTAAGGAGATGACACTGTTCCTGTCTGCGTGTAACGTTTGTCTAGATCCAATCATCTACTTTTTCATGTGTAGATCGTTCTCACGAAGGCTGTTCAGGAAATCAAATATGAGAACCAGGAGTGAGAGCATCAGGTCTCTGCAGAGTGTCAGGAGGTCTGAAGTGCGCATCTACCATGAATACACCGACGTCTGAGCTCCCCACGCAAGGACTGCTGCTCATTTCTGAGGGTATTTGTACAGCATGTAAATAAAACCTCTCTGGGTATCTGACCACAGAAGTGCATTGAGGAGCGTACAGACACATACAGCTCTGCCATCCCAGCTCACTAACACCTATCTTTACTCAAAATCATAAATACGCACACAGATTGGGTTCACTTCAGAGGCGTTTGGGTACAtttactttgtttgttttgtttcttaaggCTAGCAGAAGCCAAAGAAATCTCACTGAAGTATCTTGTAATGTAAAGAACATTCCCACTAACCAAGAGGAGCTGCTCTCCCCCAGTTCAAGTTCCAGTGATGACTCCAGCTCAGTAACGCTCTttagtgtttcattttatttgtaacACATTTTTTACTCTCACTGATCTTCGATTAGTTCTTCCTTTCTACCTCCTTGCAGAGTTTAGACATTAATGTTGATATTTGCACCTAGATTAGTTACTGTGAGCACAAGATCATCAAAACATTGCTTAAAAAATGCATGGGCTGTACTTGTGGCAGCAGACAGAAGCCAGGTTAAAGGCAGCACCTGGAGGAGGCAgcggcagagcagagcagatgcCTGAGGGCAGTGCCATGGCACCCAGAGCCCATCGGCAGGGCTCCTGACGAGCGCAGCAAGGTCAGGCAGCAGGAAGCCACGATCACCCACCTGGTAGCACTGCCAGCCGAGCTGCAGGACAGGAGTGCCATGGGACAATCCCTAATGCACACCAGCCCAGCACATCACATCCCCGCCAGACACCAGCACAAACCAAACACCCTCCAGTTTGTCTCTTCTCAAAGAACAGCCCCAAACACCCCTGTCCTCCTTCACCCATTGCTTCCATCAGTGAGGGCACCAAAGCACAGCTCCTCAGTGGCCCTGCACAGGGCAGGACTCAGCACTACCGCCACGCTGATGGCTCACTATCACAGCATGAATAAAACAAGGGGTTCTCTCTTtaagttatttcagttttatgtaCTATTTAAATACATAGTTAAAAACTTCAGTGTGTTGTACGTAACACAGATAGTGCATACCACATATAATCACAGGTAGCATTTGAATTAAATCGATGGATTAACACAAGCATTACAAAACTACTGACATTGCTCAGGGGGAGGAAGACTACTTctggaaaggagggaagaacaCTTCCAATATTTACCCCATTTAAGACACGAATAGTGCAGATGGACAGAATACCACAGAATAAACCCTGCTTTAGCCCTGTAGAAAActacactcacacacacaccaccAAGGGCAAGTTCTGGGGCTGCACTGCCCTTCTGCACACTTAAAGTCTGTGCATACAGGAAGCTACATTAAGAACCATTTCTGTGACTGAGCTGCATAGTTCAAATTCTCTTAAGCTCCATGTTAGATGGAACACCACTCTGCTGGCTTAGAGCTGAGAAACAGCAAGGTCAGTGTGCACACCAGCTCCTTGTTACATCTTATACAGTTAAAGTGAGGCCTGAACACTTCTGGTCTCCCTTTTATGACACAAGTAACAGTAAACCACGGGAGGCTGACGGCTCATCACACTGCACTGTGACTGCGTTACATTCTCAGCCCCTCCTGTTCTCCTCTCTCCACCTATGCCTCTTCCAGcatgctgctcctgctcactgcatgcacaccagctgctgtttctcactACCCCACTTGTTTTCACTTCATGCATTCACGTTAGCTTTCCTCCTAGAGAACAGAGAACACATCTTTTAAGTAATGATTTCATACCAAAACAATCTGTTACCCAAAACAGCTGCCACCAGGGGATGCCCTCTGAAGCCTTGTGACACCCTTTCCAGAAGGCCAAACAGATGAAGCAGCTGTGCCTGGTGGAAGGCAGAGGGCCCACTGGGGAGCAGTGTGGCTGTCCTGTGTTTGGAGGAGGcacagctgagcactgctggcacaGGGCAGTCGGAACGGctctgctgcagagcccagTGATACAGACAGCGCTGTTCATAGAAGTGCCCCAAAGTACACTCACTTCATCTTTGACAGGCTGTATCTGTGATCAGCATTTCTCACAACTTACGCTCATGCTTACACAACTGTTCTTGGAAGATGCTGCTTGTGAAGTCTTCTTCCAGGACTAAAAATGAGTTGTAAAAGAAATCCTACTTCTCAAGTATCAGATGACTAAAATTTAATGCCCgtgtttttaaaagcattctATTCCTAGGAAGAAATAGACCGAATCACAGCACGCTTCTCCAACACCCACTGCTGAAACAAGCTTTTTCTGGGCTGCTGGTAGGAAGCTGTGTCAGTTGCCATTCGGTTTGCAGAGCCTGAGGACTCACTTTCAGGCATATCATTCTTTTTCACTTCCCTGTTCCGAGCTACCATTCCTCTCTAAGTCTGCTATCTGCTTAGGTTATTTACATTGCTGGATTTTCAACTAACCCTCCATTTCTGACCAAAACAAACTTCACGAGCACTAACAAGGTTAGAAGAGTCAAGCAGATATGCcttgaaaactgtttttgtttgtttgttttccacccCAATTGGTCCATTTTTACACATGGGTGTACTTCAACACACACTACTCCTTGTCCTGTGATGTAACTTTCAATGGCACAGCACTGTTTCCCCGCTCAGCCCCCACAGTACCACACCATGACTCACTCCCCACTCTTCCAACCATAACTCCAGTGTTCCTTATTCTCTGTACTGTGCCCAAGTTCTTCCTGAAACAAGCAGTTATAGGAACAGCATCAGATGCTGACCTAGGCTGTGCTTTCAGTAAGCAGAAGAGGGCAGGCACACACCTGAGTTTGGATCACGCAGGTTGGgactgctgtgttctgcaggaCACTCTACAGGGAAAGTCCTCCAGGTGAAAGTATGACAGCAAACAGGGCCCAAGAAAGCAAGGAGCACACAGCGAACACCAGTGACAGCGACTGAAGAAGTTCTGCATTATGCTGTAATTGATAGTGCTGCCTGAACCATGGGCTGCCCTGGAAGGAATGTTTCTGGAGATGTACTTCAAGACAACTCCAGGTCTCCATCTGTGCAAGACTCACGGCACTGCATGCAttgtgtgctttgcttttgaaattacTCCAGCAATCCCCTTTACCACAACTTTCCACCAATGCAGCTTCCAAGGTGTcttaaaacagcaaagcaaaattcCCAAAAGTTCTGCAGGTGTCTTTGCATTGACATACACCAGAACCTCCTCAACAACCCTAACGGTGTGACCATCGCAGCCCCAGCGCCCCACATCCCGTGCCCCGAGCCATCGGAGCACAGCCAGATCCAGACAGAATTGGAGACAGGTCCTTGTAAGGCCTCCCGAGGCTATTCTGCAGAGATGTCAAGGCACCTACCAGCCAGCAAAGCAACACTGggcagaaaatatttgctgGCACACTTTGATAGCTTAAAACACCCATTCGTAAGTCCTGCAGTGCCTTCGTAGATAGCATGAGTTCTAGAGGGATTATTCTAgacaaatatttatattgttCATTCCACTTTAGTCCGTTCACAGCAACTGGATGTAAATAAACACAGCTATGTGATTTCAAATttagttgggttggaaggggttGATAACGAGGCACAGACCTCTAATAATATTAGGGTATATTGTGCACATATGGCAATGGTTTGGGGCAGTATTTAGAAAAGATCAGATCTCAGCCTAGCAGCCCCACTCCTGTTCCCAAGTGCAGCAGAGCTACCAGCCCAGCTTTCACTTCTGCCAGCAGCCTCTGGCACAAAGACCACCTGGCCACCACCACGGCCAGCCCCTCTGTAACCAGCTGAACTGCAACACCGTGTcagttttctcctgtttctggCTACGAAGATGCATTCTCTGGTTCTGATGTAGATCTGATCAGTAGGActacaaaagctgcctcctttcACAGGCACTCAGCTCAGACCAAACCTCCAAATTATTctcttaataaaatataaatgacaAGACCAGGAGATGGGAGTTTTGGAGttcaggggaagaaaaagacttACACAGCTGAGGGTGAAATACATTATCAGTTGTCCTTAAGCCACCAAAAGCACGTGATACACAGCAGGAGTCTTCCTGGCGATCACACTCACCGCTTTCTGACCCTTTGGAAATAGCAGCTGTGTCTGCAGATCCTTATATATTAAAATTGGCTGGCATTTTGGAAAAATATCCATGTTTGCATAATGAAGCGACCCCTCAGTCTGCCCTGACGTCTGGAATCATTCCGATGGGGTGAAACTGTACACAGAGCTGAGGCTTCCCGCCCGCCCTCTAAGCTCTTAATCCTCCGCCCCTGAACAAATGATTGCTTCTCTCTGAATCATGCAAAAAAATTATGTGTGCTGTAACGTTTAATCCATCACAGAGTGGCAGCCTGCACTTGAAAACATGgcatttctctccctttctggGACCTCACACACTCACTCAGAGCTGCACACTTCAGTCTTATATGGAAGGCAGAACTTCTTTGGTACCTTTAATGTAAATATTCTGGCAAGTTTAACCAATAATGACATCGCAAACCAAGAAGTACAGCCATGACTTCATGCAATCCTACAATGACACATTCCATAATACAACATACAACACAAGGAAGTCATCTCCAAAGCTGATCACCCTTGGATTCTGTTACTTATCAGCATATGATCACgttttaaaacaatttcataCTAACGGCTGCAAAGCTTGAACTGTCCTCTGCATCAAAAGCCCTGCGCAGCTTCAGAGAAACCAACTGGAATCCATTCCATTGGCCAACTGGTGTCTGAGTGCACTCGGCCTACTAAGCACTGCCTTCCTTTTCCAGTATTTGCTGCCTACTTGTGATCTTCAG
It encodes the following:
- the GPR87 gene encoding G-protein coupled receptor 87; protein product: MGYNLSYGLQPEEHLSEATSAAPNRSVGPPGNATQDEFTTIVLPVLYLVIFLASILLNGLAVWIFFHIRNKTSFIFYLKNIVVADLLMTLTFPFKIIQDSQLGPWHFNSFLCRYSTVLFYANMYTTIVFLGLISIDRYLKVVKPFGDSRMYSITFTKVLSACVWVVMAFLALPNLILTNGYPTRRNIDDCMKLKSPLGVKWHTAVIYINTCTFLVVLIVLIGCYIAISRYIYKSSKQFISSSSRKRKHNQSIRVVVAVFFTCFLPYHLCRIPFTFSHLDKLLDDSAHKILYYCKEMTLFLSACNVCLDPIIYFFMCRSFSRRLFRKSNMRTRSESIRSLQSVRRSEVRIYHEYTDV